GGCTCGCACGATTCAGGCTATCGCAGACCAGAAGGCTGCATAGCGCCACGTTTGTTATGTATATGCAAGGTGGCGTGATTGCCGCCGCAACTGAAAGGTTTTAGTTATGACTAAGGAAGAAATTCTCGAAGGTATCAAGGGCCTGACCGCTCTCGAGCTCTCTGAGCTCGTCCATGACCTGGAGGAGGCCTTTGGCGTCTCCGCCGCCGCTCCCGTTGCCGTTGCCGCTGTTGGTGGCGCTGCTGCCGGTGGCGACGCTGGTGCTGCCGAGGAGAAGAGCGACTTCGACGTCGTGCTCGAGTCCTTCGGCGACAACAAGATCGCTGTCATCAAGGTTGTCCGCGAGGTCACCGATCAGGGCCTCAAGGAGGCCAAGGCTCTCGTCGAGAGCGCTCCTGCCACCATCAAGGAGGGCGTGAAGAAGGACGAGGCCGAGGAGATGAAGGAGAAGTTTGAGGCTGCCGGCGCCGTCGTCACGCTGAAATAGCCCATCTCGCGCAATCTTAATGCTCAGCGGGGGGCTCGCGTACCAATCGTACGCGTCGCTCCTCGCTTTACATTAATCTCACGCAAGCTGAACTATTTCAGCAGTTGCGAGAATGTGCAGGGTAGAGAGCTTCGAAAACCCGGGTTCCGAATGGAATCCGGGTTTTTTCTTGTGGCGACGCTGTGACGGGGGTAATCTATATAAAGTTGTGGCCAAAACGGAGGGGGAGAACATGCTCGAGAAGGCCGATCTCAAGAACCGCATCGACAAGGAAGAGTACGAGCAGCGTAAAAACGAGCTCACCGAAAAGCTCGTGCGTTTGCAGCAGCAGTGCATCCGCGAGAAGTTTCCCGTTGTCGTATGCGTGGATGGCTGGAGCGCATCGGGCAAGGGCACGAGCATCTCCAAGCTGGTAAAGGATCTCGACGCTCGTGCGTTCACCGTGTATTCGATGAACGATCCCACGGAAGACGAGTGCCGCTACCCGCTCATGAAGCGCTTCTGGGAGCGCATTGGCCAGTACGGCACCATGACCTTCTTCGACAAGAGCTGGTATTCCGAGATCATCAAGAACCTCTCGGGCATGATTAGCAGCGGCAAGGGTTCCGCCCACCTGCCGCAGCCCAAGATCCGCGATCATGTCGATTACATCGTAAAGTCGCGCAATGGCCAGACGGGCCTGTTTGCCGAGTCCACCCAGATTCTCGAGGGGCAGCTTGTCGCCGATGGCTACCTCATTATCAAGCTGTTCTTCCATATCAGCAAAAAGGAGCAGACCAAGCGCATCGAGGCACTCGAGGCGGATAAGAACACTGCCTGGCGCGTCAACGACGAGGATCTCTACCAGAACAAGAACTACGACAAGATCTATCCCATCATCGACAAACTGCTCGAGCTCACCGATTCTGCCGATGCCCCGTGGCACATCATCGCCGCCGAGAATCGTCGCGTGCGTCGCATCGAGTTTCTCGAGACGCTCGTCACCGAGATCGAGGAGGGCCTCGCGCGTCACGTCAAGATGAAGGAAAACCCCGTCATCATTCCCGATGACTTTCCGCTTCCGCGCACGCGCCATGACCTCGTGAAGGTGCAGTCAGTCGAGGAGATTCGTCATGATCTCACGATTGATCCCGAGGAGTACCGTAGCGAGCTCAAGAAGGAACAGGAGCGTCTTGCCACCTTGCAGCTCGAGATGTACCGCAGGCAAATCCCTATGATGCTCGTGTTCGAGGGTTGGGACGCGGCCGGCAAAGGTGGTGCCATCAAGCGCATCGCCTCCGCCCTCGATGCCCGCGATTATCGCGTCGTTCCCTCCGGTGCGCCCACCAAGCCCGAAAAGGAGCATCCCTTCCTGTGGCGTTACTGGATCAACTTGCCCAAGAGCGGGCATACCGCAATCTACGATCGCTCCTGGTATGGCCGTGTCATGGTCGAGCGTGTGGAGGGCTTCTGCACCGATTCCGATTGGCGTCGCGCCTTCGAGGAAATCAACGATTTCGAGTGGGAGATGTTCCGCACGGGCACGCTGCTTATGAAGTTCTGGGTTGACGTGAGCCAAGACGAGCAGCTCGCGCGTTTCGAGGCGCGCAAGAACGACCCGGACAAGGCCTGGAAGCTCACCGACGAGGACTGGCGCAATCGCGAGAAGTAT
This window of the Coriobacteriaceae bacterium genome carries:
- the pap gene encoding polyphosphate:AMP phosphotransferase, which produces MLEKADLKNRIDKEEYEQRKNELTEKLVRLQQQCIREKFPVVVCVDGWSASGKGTSISKLVKDLDARAFTVYSMNDPTEDECRYPLMKRFWERIGQYGTMTFFDKSWYSEIIKNLSGMISSGKGSAHLPQPKIRDHVDYIVKSRNGQTGLFAESTQILEGQLVADGYLIIKLFFHISKKEQTKRIEALEADKNTAWRVNDEDLYQNKNYDKIYPIIDKLLELTDSADAPWHIIAAENRRVRRIEFLETLVTEIEEGLARHVKMKENPVIIPDDFPLPRTRHDLVKVQSVEEIRHDLTIDPEEYRSELKKEQERLATLQLEMYRRQIPMMLVFEGWDAAGKGGAIKRIASALDARDYRVVPSGAPTKPEKEHPFLWRYWINLPKSGHTAIYDRSWYGRVMVERVEGFCTDSDWRRAFEEINDFEWEMFRTGTLLMKFWVDVSQDEQLARFEARKNDPDKAWKLTDEDWRNREKYPQYCVAINDMLRMTSTYFAPWNIIESDDKKYARIKTIKAINAAIEERLKQDKKD
- the rplL gene encoding 50S ribosomal protein L7/L12 produces the protein MTKEEILEGIKGLTALELSELVHDLEEAFGVSAAAPVAVAAVGGAAAGGDAGAAEEKSDFDVVLESFGDNKIAVIKVVREVTDQGLKEAKALVESAPATIKEGVKKDEAEEMKEKFEAAGAVVTLK